The DNA sequence TGGCATTGCTTGGGCAGGACTCCCATGGTAATGGGTCTTGGAACGAATGGAAGAAGTACCACAGAACCCAGGCGAGTATAGTATTGTAGAACAAACCAACTAAAAAAGAGACCGTCAAAGACGCCACACCTGCAGACATAGCATGCAAGAGCATTCGGTAAACACAGTGACTGGATTCACTCTCTGTGACAGGATTACACCTTTGATATGAAGTAATTAGATCAGGTTCCAAACTACTCCGTGCAGCACGTTACTCTAAAAGAAGCACGCACACGCGCATCACACGCGGGGACGCGGAAGACGGgaaacacccacccactcctccaAGGAACGGTGAGATGGAGTTCCAGACGCCGATGCTGCCCATGCGAAGGCGCTGGCCGATGGCCAGCTCCATGTGCAGCAGGGGGAGGCCCTCAAACACCAGCGCTATGAGGTACGGGATCAGGAACGCACCTGGGCACCAGTACAGCACGTGAGCTCACCACAGCAGACAGCCACCAATCACCACCAATGCGGTGCTAAACACGCCACTTCTGAGTGGATTCATAAGTCTCTACGTGAGAATATATAGCTTGTTTTCTTGTGCTCATATCATGGAGTAGGAGATATCATAGGAGATAACTGCTATTATCACTAGGAGAGCTTTAAATCGCACTGATGCTACAAACATTCCAGGTCTGAAATGCCCCTCTGTCTTTTACATCTGTAATGTGAAACATGAGTAGTACTGCGTTCTTCTCACTGTGGCTGACAACGTTAAGGTTTCACTCGAATTCCCCTAAATAAGGCGATAGTTCAAGCATAGCAGGAAACTATGCGTCAGTGTGCATGCTCTGCGCATGAACGTTAGTCATTGTGATAAATGTACTGGGGGGGAAACATGATTCCACATTAGTACACTTACTACATCATTATTACACTTGTTTAATTTTCTTCCACTTTAGGTAGTGCACTAAATACATCTGATTCCTATATTTACCTATTTAACTATATTTACTTTTGACACTGTGCCATTCATCTGTGGCTGAATATTTCTGAATGTGCAAATACAACAGCCATTAAACCATCTGTTTATGTAAGAGGCTCTGATAGCATGCACTGCTAATGTGCTTTGAGTGCTGGCAAGATGcattttacatttgcatactTTTTTTTCCAGAAATCTTTTATGTGTGAATAGCCAATACTGCTCTTCAGGCCTAAGAGATTCAGGCCTACAGTGTCAAATGAAAAACTACTGCAGAGCAATAAGCTACATGATGAATATAATACATTAAGCAGGTCTTCTGATACATGGACCCACAAACACTTAGAAAATCAAGCTTGTGATTTGAACAAATCAACTAACTGGTATATTTTGTACTTTATTGACAGAAATGGGAAAGACTTTTATAAACAGGATAATGTTACGTGTAAAAATGTGTTTCTTCACTCTGCCATTGTAATTTTAAAGTGGAGtatttttcatttgtttgtgaAGTCTAGAAGTCTGTTTGTGTTTCATTCTTAACATGTGACATTGCAGCACAAACTGTCTACAATGTTCATGTTTTGTGGTTTGCCGCTGCGCTGTTCAAAGAGCTGTTTCCTTTTAATCATTTCAGCTCAGTGACTGCAACACCACTGCATGCAATATCATGTCACGCAGCTCCGTTTGTAGTTTAACAGTTTAACACAACGCATTCTTAAAAACATTGATGCACAGTCCATGTGAACATATTGTCAGTACTGGAAGAATGGGAAATTATGGTACATCAGTAAAACAACGGAAACTGTTATGCTTAACAAAGGAAAAATATATGAATCATCAAACATCTCCTAAGTAATTTGTAGAATTTATGAGTCACCTGAATTCTAAACTAACACTTTTTATCTTTTGGATGAACTTCATATGGGTGCTAAACACCAGATAAATTGAACAGAATTTTTTTAAATTCCTATTTAGGATCCTTTAAATTCATGTGTCAAaatgatgtatgtatgtacagttTTAAGAATCATGATGCATCAAGCATTCAAACATTCATTACTATTCTAGCCCCATCAGTTCGCCTGTTCCGGTTCAGTTCTGCGCTGGATGCAGAACAGAAGGCTTCCATATTGTTTTaaacatgtttttttattatcattGAGCTCTCAGTAGCTGCTTACCTCCCCCATACACCTGACATAGGTATGGGAACCGCCACACATTGCCCAGGCCAACAGCGAACCCAATGCATGTCAGCAGGTACTGGACCTTGTTGTCCCATTTGGGCCGCTGGTCCGTGCTGGCGGGCCCCTCCTGGGCTTGGCTCTGCTCTTTGCTTTTGACGCTTTCGCCTACATCCATCCTGTCAGTCACAGCCTGTTCACTGCTCTGTCTGTTTGGTTCCTCTGCACAGAAGCTCTCTCAGTTTCTTTCTACTCGACTGACATTTTTTTTAGGAGGATGGGAGGAGCTTAAGTGTTCTCACTCACACCGCTACAGTACTGTGGTTCTGTATGGTACCTTTCAACGAAGGCCAAATTATACCGGGAGGCACATGCAGTTACAGATCTCTCAGAGCAAGAACAGTTCCTGATAGTCTTTTGTTTACTTAAGGCAGCTCTGGGTCTATCCAGCATCCCCCAGTTAATTGTTGACTTATTGAATCCATGAATCCATATTCTTAActgtgtacatatatacatatccTTCCACATAACAGGGCTGTGTTGAAGTTGAAATACTGAGGTTACACAGAACGTAGCTCATTTGTGGTTACTTTCTGTACTTGAAAATGAGTCTTTAAATCCATTTTCATTAaggataaatatttatttcaataAATCCTGACCACATGAAAACCTGACAACAAAATTCATATATCTAAAGCatatttaagtttttttttgtaataagtattaattaaataaaatatatttgaatAATATAAAGGAAATAAAATAACTTGAAAATATTTGTTATAAAATAAATAGCATTAATAGCTCTAGCATTTGGCTCAGTAATTACAAATGATATTTGGAAATGAGACCTAACTAACTGACATCAAACTCACATATAAGATGttcatttaaatataaaaaaccATACAATCTTGGTACATTGTGTGAGCAAGAAACAGAATAATCCTACATGATTCATAGAACCAATTAGAGAGCTAGGCCCAACTTGAAGCTATGCGGATGTCAGGACTAAAATGCAGCCTGTACAACAGTGTAAAGGAAATAAAACCAGTATCCAAGATGTAAAAAACTGCGAACATTACCCACGTGTTATATGTGCTTGTTATCTAAGCATGAGAGAACACCTTATCTCGATGTTTCTTAATTGCCATGAAAATTGCTGCAGCAGGTACAGCAAGACTAGGAATCCCAGCCAAGATGAAGATGATGACGTAAATCCAGGAGGGATAGGGCTTCTTCTCCAAAGTAGGAAATTTCACCTGTGAGACGGGAGATGCCGTCAGACTCTCAGTTACCATCTCCAAAGCATTTCATCACATCGTTTTATCATAGTTAGACAAGTGTAAAGCATTATGTACTGAATACACAGAGTTCAACTTCACCAGAACGCTGCAATCAGGGTGTTATCACGTATGAGGAGTTTTGGCATCATGGCCCTGGCTTTCTTTTAGAACTGGTTTTAAGATCCTTTTTTAAAGCTCTCAGTGGAGTAGTACTCATATTCATTTCCGAATGCCTAACAGATTATGCTCCACAACAGGTTTTAAGATTGTAATGTGAAGGAAGTTCAAGCAGACAAGTTTGAACTGTGTTTTGCTATTATGAACCACACGTTTTGAACTCTGCTTTCAAAAATTCCCCAGGCACCTATCATTGACTATTTttaaaaacagcaaaaatgTATTAATAGTTTAGCTTTTAATTACCACTTATGTTTTGATTTATAACAGTGATATTATAATGCAATTTTCTGTTGtatttatgtaaataatatttgtacatttacttaTTCTTATCTATTTCATTGTTATCCATCACTGTCCATTAACAGGACATATGTACTAACACTAGCACATGCGGTATAAGCTCACGTTGTGTCTTgcactttttattgtattttctcTTTGAGGTCTTTCTTTGCTCCACTGATTTCTGTTTTGCTACGTTAGGCCTGTATCTGCCTGGGAACTCACTGTACCTCCCTAAGTGAGAAGGTGAGGACCCTCCCTGATTACTCCTCACCCACttctccctccttcctctccttctcctctttctcttctctacTCTCCTATTTGAACCTTGCTGTTACACTGTTACTGGTGACTGATGCATGGAAAAAAACCATTATCAGGAATCTGACCCGCCCCACGAAATCTCTACCTTGTTGTACGCTGCAGGCCCTTAGCATGTGTGGATTTGTGAGTGATCCTCACCGATTCAGGGTCCCAGGAGCTGTAGAAGAGCTCCTTGGAGACAGTGGTGACAAAGTAGAAGAGGAAGATGACCAGCATGATGAGGGGGCTGATGACTCTCCAGGTGGCTTGCCAGAAGATGTTGGGCTTATGGCCAATCATGAAAACCAGGTCTTCGTTGAACCTGTTTACAAAGCACACATTCTCTAGTTTTACCATACTCAACAGTCTCAGACAATACTAAAAGGATACGGTGCATGTAGTACACTGCACATTTGTATGTAGATTAAGAACGTTTGGTAAAAAGCAAACTAGAAACAAGCTAGTTTAAAAATGGTATGGAATATGGTATGGCAAAGTGTATGGGAATGGTGAGCCTTCACGTACCTATCAACACCGTAGATATAAACCACTCCAACCATCTCACAGAAAGCGATAATGAGTAGGGGGATTGACCCAGCAAAACTGTCAAAGAGGGCCAGCCAGTAATCCCCCGATCCCTGAACAAATATTAGCCCAAGACAGCAACACGCCAGGCATGTCACACCTGTCGAAAAAACGTTTCGTTTAAGATTTTAGTCTGTTTGCCTTTTTTTCTGAGTGGTGACTAATGGTCAAATGGATGGAAGGGTGTAGGCCTTGAAAGTGCCCTACCTGTGATGGCTTCCTTGGGCCAGCTCTTGGGGAAGACCCCCAAGTCCTGCAGGGGAACCAGCACTCCTTCAATGTTACCAAACATGGAGGAGAGTCCGAGGCAGAAGAGCATGATGAAGAAGAGGACGGCCCACAGCGGAGACAGCGGCATCTTGGTGATGGCCTCGGTGAAGACGATGAAGGCCAATCCTGTACCCTCCACACCCTGTTCAGGGAGCAGGCTGTTAGCACAGGAAACGCTTACGGGAGATTAGCCGCGTTTCCAGCTTTTCGTGCGTTTTAATCTGTCTCAAACTCTAAATAAAGGACCAAATAAAAATACAATTCAGGCAAATTGTTTGATTTGGCAGGAGATGTCCCACACTGGTGTGTGATTCTAATCATGACTGTACCTCACTGAGGAAGGTGTTCAGGTCGCAGGTCGGTAAGTTTAGGGCCTGGATGGTGTTGGGGTAAGTGGCGTTAAGGTCAAGCAGTGCCTGATCGTAGTTGTGCGCAGTTATGTTGGTTTCTGGCAGGTCAAACGTGTTTAGAAGGGTCAGGATGTTTCTGCAGGACAGATGTGGTCAGAATGGTAAGGATGTTTGTTGGACAATTGTGTTTAGAAGGATCGAGATGTTTTGTATGACAGATGTGTTTAGGAGGGTAAGGATGTTTGCAGGATAGAGGCAGAGCGGAGCAGGCGAGTTCCatattcttttttcttttcaccttCTCTTTTCTGTTTCATTTACAGATGTCTGTGGTTAAAGGAATGCTCCAGCTTTATAAATCATCATCTCTAGCTATCCATTtgtcagaccctccagaaagtcacgatgttgcgatttgcaacttcaacgcaacttcaagcaaaccccgcgaattcagggcggtgttgcaacttccgccaatcaccgcaactttcccgcaaatttgaccaatcactgatgtcgtcttgatgtgacgtcgacaaactcccgccttacttccgtatacaCGTTCAAGAGGaccagactgaaagcagcatgagcgatgaaaataacggcaaaaaaattgggaaaagcagtatcccggtacactacatgaaagcggggataaactgttttttttttgttttgttttcagtgttttattgtttcacaacgatgggttcatacatgtatttccaacaagtttaccatttctagcaccagcccatccactccaagtgatagtcttttaagagacggaaagtccatttctgccaccgagctgttgcacttcgagggatcatttcaagaaagtgagagggattgTTGTGCATTttctgtcccaacacctgtgtttcaaggggcggggcatacaaaatcatgagagggatcattcctgcccaaactatttcataccacatagagcacatatgtcaaagtcaaggcccgcatccagatccgacccgcgaattgattatctatggccccctggatgatatttaattactattagaaccggcccgcaggccacagccgcccgatggtgttttgcacgcacaaacgctacattccccacaatgcaacggtagcccgcgaagtcactgcagcgcacgcaagtgacgagggtctgagataaagtttataagtttaaactttaaactgagataaagtttaaagtcagagataaagtttagttatctctgatccatatctatgagttactagttcgctctggcgccaaccactggcgatcgatctcgatataatacttaatttgtgtccattttacaggccgcccggtaacaacttacgttcgctaaccccgcccccgtcaacaattaacgttcgccaccccctccaggttcaaatctcactccaagcgatcttgaaaagttggcaaccctgaataaataggtaaatagataattaaaatggactactaaatagaggaaaccatacaacatttactccctattgaaatgtactcacaaaaaagcaaaaacacaccgcaacttccatcgcaatttttttgaaaaacacccgcaacatcaaacattttagcccgcaacaatcacaaaaaaggcccgcgaaatcctggtgggactgatttgTAGTGTATTGTCCATTACAATGGACATAATTTTACAGATTAGCACAATATAACATAGACACATACCCTCCCAAACAATCGTCAAATCTCTCCGTGGCTCTGAAGCCGATGATGGTGTAGATGACAGTGGCAGCGAAGATTGAGGTGAAGGCGTTAATGATTGAGATGATGACAGCATCCTGTTCACAGTTATTACTGACAGAAAGACAAACGCGCCTTAGGACAAGTGAACATATAACAGATATTCTACCGTATGTACTTCTGTGTGACATACTGTACTCAAACAAATCTATAACTCAGACAAATGCAAGCAAGTTCATTTGCTTGGATTACCTCCTGTATGTATTTATGAAACAATACAGCTGAATTTGAGGTGTCATTTTTGGGGATGTTTTGTGACATACTGCACAGAGTTGTAGCTGGAGAAGGAGATGAGGCCCCCGAAGGCCAGAGAGAAGGAGTAGAACACCTGAGCGCCCGCATCCAGCCATGTACTGGGGTTAGCTAACTCattcagctacacacacacacacacacacacacacacatatgaacacatatAGAACACTTGAGCTCCCGCATCCAGCCATGTACTGGGGTTAGCTAACTCattcagctacacacacacacacatttatccaCATACCTGTATACACAGGAGTATAGTGTACAATCGAGCAGTATAGCAAACGGAATTCCTTTCAGTGTCAATAAGCTTAGTTAAATCACAAGAGACATCGCATACATAACTCGCAAGGTAATTCAAACAGTTTAGGGGCATAGTTGACTCCAGAAAAGGTCACTCGGCACTGGTTAGAAGGTGATGACTTTGTGTGAATTGACACTCACATCTGGCGTGAAGAGAAATATGATTCCATCCACCGAACCTTTCAGGGTCAGTCCTCTGATGAGGAAAATGGTAAGCACCAAGTAGGGTAATGTGGAGGTCACATATACTGCCTGAGGTAAAGACAAACAGGGCTCTCACTTCTGGCCTCATACAATAGTTAATGGTGTAAACAGAATGCCTCCCTGATGTCTGTAGTTATAGATATAACAACCTGGGGGTGTTTAATCTTTTTAAGAGTCCATATCCTTACACAACAATATTGCTATCTAGCCATTTTATAGtatgcagtaaaaaaaaaaaaatcagatgaTCTTTATCAAAGGCAGTATTTAGAAATACACAACCTTTCTGTAGATTTCATTTCAATGtgaataaatataaatgttttctAGCATGATCATACTAGACTTACTAGACATACTTTCATGATACTTAAAACATGTGAAGATTGATACCGCTAGAAGCGACACAATGCATTCGCTTAAAACATCCTTGTCAATCTGTATTTATGCAGCGCTGAAATTTTATAACAGTGTATCAGTGTATTCTTGAAAGCTTTATGATAAATTAGATCCTTAATGATACTGCAGTAATTATGGCTGGTAATCGGAATCTTTAAGGAATACATGATTCACATTTTTATGACCTGTAATGACCTGTTTAGGAAGTCCACAGTTTGAAGCTTTAGCAATACCTAGTGGTGTGTAAGATGTGGAGGTGATTGTACCTTCCCAGTGGTCTCAATCCCGCGGATACAGCAGACATAAAGCACTCCCCATGCTGCAACCAGacacagcaccatccaccactgcaGGCCCCCTGTCTCATCTATGACCGGGGTGACGTTCAGGGTTTTCCTGTACCAGAAATAATCCACGGGGGAGCTCCTGACGCACTCCGACACCAGATCTACCAAAAGAGTCAGAAGTGAATTTGCGTTAACAGGCCAGATGCGGAAGAGGAAGTATTGGGTCGTGCAGATATCTTGTAATTAGGAGCGTTGAAGAATGCCTGACGTACTGGTTTAGTGGTTCTGAAAGAATAGAGTTGAGCTGACTCGTTTTTCATTTTGATACTAGCGAACCCACATAGACGGAGCAGCTTTGCACCGCCACAGTGGTGGTTCGTAGCAGCTTGTGGAGGTTGTacctgttttattttcattgACGGGGCACTGGCTCCAGGGTAGGGGCTCCTGGAAGGAGTTGAAGAAGTACCACATGACCCAGGCGATGATGGTGTTGTAGTAGAGGCTGACCAGCAAGGACACGAACATGGATGAGATGCCTGCATAGAGAAGCACAAATGAGTCCTTCCACCATTCTGCAAGGGTTGCAGAGTGCAAAGTGAATTTGGACTCGGGTTTAGCAGAGGTTCAACTCAAAGATCGTAAGTCATTTTACAATACATCCCTTCCCACTGCAAAccagaaagagaagaagaggaCAGGTTTAAAAGGATCTTCATCACTTTTGATGAAGATGGTTTCAGGCAGCTTATCTCACCCACTCCAATCATGTAGGGGCTGATGGTTCTCCAGACCCCCACACTGCCTTTTCTCAGGCGCTGGCCAATGGCGAActccaggtggaggagaggaacgCCCTCGAACACCAGCAGGATCAGGAAAGGGATCATGAAGGCCCCTGGTGGAGGGCATATGAAGAACAGTAAAGGTCACACATTTGGAAACAAGTGTCTCTATACTGCGCTAATGCACAACAAGTAACCTTGTATGAATTGGTGCGGAGCATTCCAAACTGTCCAGATGTTTGACTGGTGGGAGATGTTTGCAACTGGAGCTTCCAGACCCTAGTTTTGGAGGACGTCACATTTAACGTGAAAGGCTTGAGGAGGGTTAGTGGTTTTAAAGCCAGGGAAACGTGTGAATACCATCTGATGCTGGAAAACATTGTGCTTCAGAGGACGTCTTGTTCAGACTGCAGTCAGGTCAAGGATGTCTAATCGTTTGTACTTTCAGAAGTGCTGATTGTTGATGGTCAGCAGTCCTGAAAGCACAGACATTCTTATCAGCCCCTCTGTTATTCTGGGTGCTGCCCAGCATGGCACTAGTAGGCCAGGATCATGTGAGGCTGAGGTTTGAACATGCCCAGTAACGTGATGGTGGGTTTGAACACGCCCAGTAACGTGATGGTGGTTTGCTTAGTAACTCTGGTGAGGTTTTGTAAGGATGTGTTTGCACAGGCGATAAAAGGTTTAAGCAAGTGCATTTAGCCACTCTGAGGAACAAATTAAAGCACGCTAAGCAtttcagacacacatgcacacaaacatacacagacacgtGTGGGAACCGTTTTTTCCCTCCTTGGTGATATAACACTTTTTCTGCCACCAGAGCTGGCTTTTCAGAAGTGCTGATGGTTGTGTGAACCGCAGTGTCCACTGGGATCAAAGTCAGCCCCGACGCCAACGCCAATGTCAGCCATTTTACCTTCGCTCAGTTAATATATGTAAAGCAATCACACTAACAGTAACCAGTCAGGCACATTAAGTCACACCTGAACAGAGATCTAACAAAAAAGACTTACATTAACTGTAGTTTATGTGGTCATTCTTCCATAAAAGGTGTGAGTTCGACAAGTAAGATAAGGATTTAGCATGGTACCTCTGCTCTGGAGACAGATTAATAGCCTTGGCTTATTATCAACCCAAAGCATTCACACATAAAAAAGTGGTGTGACTCTAAAGTGATCAAGTACAGGGGAGGGGACATGTTAGAGACTCCAGACATGTAAATTAATAAAACTTAAGTGAAATTAACAATTCATATCGGTTtatatgtgcatgtttgtgaaACATGTTTGTGTACTGGCATTGTGTTAATATGTTAATTGTACTGTTATTTTCACCATAGAGTTGTTTTAGAGTTAGTTAAATGGTTGTTATCATATTACTACTatcaataaatatttaatgaatAATATAATTTAATGACAAATATttacacacgtatatacacgtATATACATGTATTCTGCATGTCCAGGCCTTTCTGTGATAGAGTCTAGTAAGAGTGTAAGAGTGTAATATGTAAACGATTTGCTTAATCTTTAAAGAGTTTAACGGTGTGAAGTTCAACAGGTTTGACTCTACAAGGAAGcgtttaaattaaattaatgtaGTAAAATAATAATGCCAAAACCAGATTTGGACAAAGAAGGAGAACATGAAAGAGTGGGCGGGGTTTGTCTCCCGTGCTACAACACTGATTATTATGCTGTGTTGAAACAGCAAGTCAACTCAGCAACAGAGAGACTGATAAAGATTGTGTATCGTCAAATTATCCAAATACTTTGACACTTTGTCTATTAACTGTTCATTTttattgaaaatattttataaaatgTTAGAGAGTGAATGTGAAATTTTGTGCAAATCATGTTTCATCAAAGACATTTTATGATGACATTTGATTAAAACTGCAGATGCTACAATATTATTCTTTTCTCTACTTTGTCGTGGTTGGCAGTAAACTATTAACTTCTGTTACAATAAAAGAACAGCAACACATGACAGACATAAGAAATGTGTCTGTTCACCAAACGTTCAGAAAACGTTTCATGATTGTCATCATTTCTGCCATAACTAATTGGACATACGTCTGTTTCAGCTGTGTGCCAAACCAtttatgcatgcgtgtgtgcgtgtgagtgtctgtgtgtgtgtgtgtgtgtgtgtgtgtgtgtgtgtgtgtgtgtgtgtgtgtgtgtgtgtgtgtggacccagAATGTAGACATACCAAGAATCATTCTTTTCCATTTAAAGTAATTATGCTCAGGGCCACTATGAAACTGTTAATGAAACTTTATGATGAGGTGAAGGTGATGTCATACAAAAGGATCTGTACTGATAGCAGTATATCAGTGCCAGAATCTGACCTTGTGTTTGTACAGATCAGATCCCAGTGATTTAGAGTGTAAGATGATTACCCTACGTAATATTGGCTAAGTGTGTTGTACATACTTTCTGAACTTTTAGAATatggaaaatgttttatgtttcattCTTTTAACAAATTCAAGTTACTGTACACAGAATAAAGCAGCATCAACATAGTGATAAGTTGTATTTAAATATTGTACTTACCTCAAATGTAATTACTTAATTATGACATGTTTTTTCcaaattttgttttgttaatatGTCACATGACATCAACACTAATAAGTATAATAATAGCCACATACAGAAGATCTCACCAGACAGCGTAGTTTGTCTAAGAAGTGTATATCTCCGcaagtgtatatatgtatatacagtgtgtatatataaataaataatattgcAAAACAGCAGAAAGAAATACTGGATACAAGATGGCTATACCTATAGGGATAATTGGTAATAGTTTGTGGTCTGACATCACATTATTTGAGGTAAATGGAAAATTTGTACATTTGTAAATCTGGTTTTTATGAAATCAGATCTTTAATTCAGGGTGAaagactttatttatttatttaatgtttattaCAGTTAATATTATTAATGTATACTACTTatatttgcatttgttcatATTTTTACTCAAACGTAAATACCAATATATTTTTTCAATGATACTCCCAAAAATAATTCATAGCATTCTTACCCAATATGTTTTCtaattactgttattattattattattattgctattattattattattattattattattataaactttGTGTGCGGCTTTCATTATAGATGTGTGAAAACAGACGCATATCGTCTACCAGCCCGAAGTGTACTTATCATCCAGTCAGACCCGCCTGATCCTATTGATACATTCAACAGCTATATGATGTATTAATAATCTATAAACACAGGAAAGGACAGAGCAGGAGCGCTGAACCCAACAATACCAGCAGCACCATCATGAACTCACCTCCCCCGTGGCTCTGGCACAGGTAGGGGAACCTCCAGACGTTGCCCAGGCCCACGCAGAAGCCCACGCAGGTCAGCATGTACTGGGCCTTGTTGTCCCACTTGGGCCTTtctcctgcctcctccacctccagttTCTCCAGCTGAGCATGGCTGAGGATCCGGTGCTCCAGGCCCGGGTTGGGCAGAGTCAGCTTCATGGTCCTGCTCGGTCCCCGCTGCCTCACGGTCGGTGCGTCTGATGAGGCGTTGAAGACGGTTCAGGGAATAGGAGAGCCGGCTGGGCCGGGGGAATATATATGGTGAACTTTAGCACCCCTCCAGCACAGGGTGCCCGTGTGTTACCTCCATGATGAGAATGTGCCCTGTCAGCTAGATAAGGGGACGTGTAGCCATGACTGAGGCTGAGGATGTGTGACAATAACTACTGGTGTTGCAGGGATGCAGGcttgtgatcacacacacacacacacacacacacacacacacacacacacacacacacacacacatccctctttTACTGTGCCCTGCCAAATGGTTAATAAATGAAGATAATGATCTTCATATCGCTGCAGTGGTAACTTTAACAAGGGTCCAACATTCAACATCAAGGTCACCTACGAGAACTCTGCACACAACTGAATGCCCTTACAGAGATGGAGCCTTTGtgtcacacttgcacacacaacTCACCCAAACACTCCAAACGTTCATTGTACGCTACTAAATAG is a window from the Brachyhypopomus gauderio isolate BG-103 chromosome 13, BGAUD_0.2, whole genome shotgun sequence genome containing:
- the slc6a19b gene encoding solute carrier family 6 member 19b; the protein is MKLTLPNPGLEHRILSHAQLEKLEVEEAGERPKWDNKAQYMLTCVGFCVGLGNVWRFPYLCQSHGGGAFMIPFLILLVFEGVPLLHLEFAIGQRLRKGSVGVWRTISPYMIGVGISSMFVSLLVSLYYNTIIAWVMWYFFNSFQEPLPWSQCPVNENKTDLVSECVRSSPVDYFWYRKTLNVTPVIDETGGLQWWMVLCLVAAWGVLYVCCIRGIETTGKAVYVTSTLPYLVLTIFLIRGLTLKGSVDGIIFLFTPDLNELANPSTWLDAGAQVFYSFSLAFGGLISFSSYNSVHNNCEQDAVIISIINAFTSIFAATVIYTIIGFRATERFDDCLGGNILTLLNTFDLPETNITAHNYDQALLDLNATYPNTIQALNLPTCDLNTFLSEGVEGTGLAFIVFTEAITKMPLSPLWAVLFFIMLFCLGLSSMFGNIEGVLVPLQDLGVFPKSWPKEAITGVTCLACCCLGLIFVQGSGDYWLALFDSFAGSIPLLIIAFCEMVGVVYIYGVDRFNEDLVFMIGHKPNIFWQATWRVISPLIMLVIFLFYFVTTVSKELFYSSWDPESVKFPTLEKKPYPSWIYVIIFILAGIPSLAVPAAAIFMAIKKHRDKVFSHA